A genomic segment from Micromonospora echinaurantiaca encodes:
- a CDS encoding glycosyltransferase 87 family protein, whose product MTAAPTTRRPVWQQLDTAAGGLALDLGLYAVSAAFAAITAVTSTLLPHRAWGGIAAVGYLLAALAATGQVLLHRRSPGSPLTGLPARWAVTAFAWVTTALLPLLAQSVQRAGGRTDRAQEEVLVVEHSGGRLVDTGTPYLGHDAIAALPPGEQLLGYTPYQPGMALFGLPRAAVDTWWTDARVWFAVGTAVALALAVRALRRPGGPTAGRDDALLRGVQAATVLPICALTLATGGDDLPVLALCLLALAFAAADRPGAAGVAVGVAGALKLFAWPVALVLVIWGATRRAGLRVAAGALGLPVAALLPVLLVDRDALVENVLRFPLGHGLVTSPAQSPFPGHLIATTLPGGRIVAAALLVAAGLAIAVRLARRPPRSAVTAALICGYGLLAAILLMPSTRFGYLLYPVAFLVWAPALRPVPVDSPATASP is encoded by the coding sequence GTGACCGCCGCCCCCACCACCCGACGTCCCGTCTGGCAGCAGCTGGACACCGCCGCCGGCGGCCTCGCCCTCGACCTCGGGCTGTACGCCGTCTCCGCCGCGTTCGCCGCGATCACCGCCGTCACCTCCACCCTGCTCCCGCACCGGGCCTGGGGCGGCATCGCCGCGGTCGGCTACCTCCTCGCCGCCCTCGCCGCGACCGGCCAGGTGCTGCTGCACCGCCGGTCACCCGGGTCGCCGCTGACCGGGCTGCCGGCCCGCTGGGCGGTCACCGCCTTCGCCTGGGTCACCACCGCCCTGCTGCCACTGCTCGCGCAGAGCGTGCAGCGCGCCGGTGGGCGTACCGACCGGGCGCAGGAGGAGGTGCTGGTGGTCGAGCACTCCGGCGGCCGGCTCGTCGACACCGGCACCCCCTACCTCGGGCACGACGCGATCGCCGCCCTGCCGCCCGGCGAGCAACTGCTCGGGTACACCCCGTACCAGCCGGGGATGGCACTGTTCGGGCTGCCCCGGGCCGCCGTCGACACCTGGTGGACCGACGCCCGGGTGTGGTTCGCGGTCGGCACCGCTGTCGCCCTCGCCCTGGCCGTCCGGGCACTGCGCCGGCCGGGCGGCCCGACCGCCGGCCGGGACGACGCACTGCTGCGCGGCGTGCAGGCCGCCACCGTACTGCCGATCTGCGCGCTCACCCTGGCCACCGGCGGCGACGACCTGCCGGTCCTCGCGCTCTGCCTGCTCGCGCTGGCCTTCGCCGCCGCCGACCGGCCCGGCGCGGCGGGCGTCGCGGTTGGCGTCGCCGGCGCGCTGAAGCTCTTCGCCTGGCCGGTCGCTCTCGTCCTGGTCATCTGGGGGGCGACCCGCCGGGCCGGGCTGCGGGTCGCGGCCGGCGCCCTCGGCCTGCCGGTCGCCGCGCTGCTGCCCGTGCTGCTCGTCGACCGGGACGCGCTGGTCGAGAACGTGCTCCGCTTCCCGCTCGGCCACGGCCTGGTCACCAGCCCCGCCCAGTCCCCCTTCCCCGGGCACCTGATCGCCACCACGCTGCCGGGCGGCCGGATCGTCGCCGCCGCGCTGCTCGTCGCGGCCGGGCTGGCGATCGCCGTCCGGCTCGCCCGCCGCCCGCCGCGCAGCGCCGTCACCGCCGCGCTGATCTGCGGGTACGGGCTGCTCGCCGCGATCCTGCTGATGCCGTCCACCCGGTTCGGCTACCTGCTCTACCCGGTGGCGTTCCTGGTCTGGGCGCCCGCGCTACGGCCGGTGCCGGTGGACTCGCCCGCCACGGCGTCACCCTGA
- the dnaB gene encoding replicative DNA helicase has protein sequence MRSESRSGGPPPVPAQPDGQFDRTPPQDVAAEQCVLGGMLLSKDAIADVVEILKTNDFYRPVHATIFDTILEIYGRGEPADSITVAAALADSGDLVRVGGAPYLHTLIASVPTAANAAYYARIVSERAVLRRLVEAGTKIVQLGYGTANGGSRDVDDIVDLAQQAVYDVTERRVSEDFAVLADMLQPTLDEIEAVGAQGGVMTGVPTGFTDLDRLLNGLHPGQLIIVAGRPGLGKALALDTPLPTPDGWTTMGEIAVGDQLLAADGSPTTVTAAFDVMHDRPCYEVEFSDGTVIVADAEHLWKTTTRASRRQEAARPTRYWSEASLARVRAAYATVGDEPHRLVTLSQAAEHVGAEFRNVLHTVAREVGANGRVSRPVTRAGKVRNWSAPGYPAGALLGGLLARAERQVNAGSRVRHDGVVTTAQIAATLRTDTADRRLNHAVANCGALQLAERDLPVPPYTLGVWLGDGHTGASRFTTADAEVVTLVERDGFVVRPSGRMVYAIHLPTPAPSVDRRCVDCGGSTRALRENRATVRCADCHDRKGSFLGLLREAGVASEKHIPQSYLRASEAQRRALLAGLMDTDGTVAPAGNLQYTSTSRRLAEDVRELVVSLGYRCTVNERPVSGRSAASSTAYTLNFSTPDTVFRLERKRAAHAARRRTASDVRTTSRFIVDVRPVPSVPVRCVTVDNPDHLYLASRSMIPTHNSTASMDFARNAAIRANQAAAIFSLEMSKVEIVMRLLSAEARVPLHVLRSGQLSDDDWTKLARCMGEISEAPLFVDDTPSMNLMEIRAKARRLKQRHDLKMIVVDYLQLMTSPKRTESRQQEVADLSRGLKLLAKEVECPVIAVSQLNRGPEQRTDKRPQLSDLRESGSIEQDADVVILLHRDDYYDKESPRAGEADFIVAKHRNGPTDTITVAAQLHLSRFVDMAIV, from the coding sequence ATGCGGTCGGAGTCGCGCTCCGGAGGGCCGCCGCCCGTCCCGGCGCAGCCCGACGGGCAGTTCGACCGCACCCCGCCGCAGGACGTCGCCGCCGAGCAGTGCGTGCTGGGCGGCATGCTGCTCTCCAAGGACGCGATCGCCGACGTCGTCGAGATCCTCAAGACCAACGACTTCTACCGGCCGGTGCACGCCACCATCTTCGACACCATCCTGGAGATCTACGGCCGGGGCGAGCCGGCCGACTCGATCACGGTGGCGGCGGCGCTGGCCGACTCGGGCGACCTGGTGCGGGTGGGCGGCGCTCCCTACCTGCACACCCTGATCGCCAGCGTGCCGACCGCGGCGAACGCCGCGTACTACGCGCGGATCGTCAGCGAGCGGGCGGTGCTCCGGCGACTGGTCGAGGCCGGCACCAAGATCGTGCAGCTCGGCTACGGCACCGCCAACGGCGGCAGCCGGGACGTCGACGACATCGTCGACCTCGCCCAGCAGGCGGTCTACGACGTCACCGAGCGCCGGGTCAGCGAGGACTTCGCCGTCCTCGCCGACATGCTCCAGCCGACCCTCGACGAGATCGAGGCGGTGGGTGCCCAGGGCGGCGTGATGACCGGCGTGCCGACCGGCTTCACCGATCTCGATCGGCTGCTCAACGGCCTGCACCCGGGGCAGCTCATCATCGTGGCCGGGCGGCCTGGTCTGGGCAAGGCGCTGGCTCTCGACACGCCGCTGCCGACGCCGGACGGCTGGACGACCATGGGCGAGATCGCGGTGGGGGACCAACTCCTGGCCGCCGATGGCAGTCCGACCACGGTCACCGCCGCCTTCGACGTCATGCACGACCGGCCCTGCTACGAGGTGGAGTTCTCCGACGGGACGGTGATCGTCGCGGACGCCGAGCACCTCTGGAAGACCACGACCCGGGCGAGCCGGCGGCAGGAGGCGGCCCGCCCCACCCGCTACTGGTCGGAGGCATCGTTGGCGCGTGTGCGCGCGGCGTACGCGACGGTCGGCGATGAGCCGCACCGCCTGGTGACGCTGTCCCAGGCCGCCGAGCACGTGGGTGCGGAGTTCCGGAACGTGCTGCACACGGTGGCCCGCGAGGTGGGCGCCAACGGTCGGGTCAGCCGGCCGGTGACCCGCGCCGGGAAGGTACGGAACTGGAGTGCCCCCGGCTACCCCGCCGGCGCCCTGCTCGGTGGGCTGCTGGCGCGGGCCGAGCGGCAGGTCAACGCAGGTAGCCGGGTGCGCCACGACGGGGTGGTCACCACCGCGCAGATCGCGGCGACGTTGCGTACCGACACGGCTGACCGGCGGCTGAACCACGCGGTGGCGAACTGCGGCGCGCTCCAGTTGGCGGAACGGGACCTGCCGGTCCCGCCGTACACCCTCGGAGTGTGGCTCGGCGACGGGCACACCGGCGCGAGCCGGTTCACCACGGCGGACGCCGAGGTGGTGACCCTCGTCGAGCGGGACGGCTTCGTGGTGCGCCCGAGCGGCCGGATGGTCTACGCCATCCATCTCCCGACGCCCGCTCCGTCCGTCGACCGTCGCTGCGTCGACTGCGGGGGGTCCACCCGGGCGCTGCGGGAGAACCGGGCCACGGTGCGCTGCGCCGACTGCCACGACCGCAAGGGATCGTTCCTCGGGTTGCTGCGAGAAGCCGGCGTGGCGAGCGAAAAGCACATTCCGCAGAGCTACCTGCGGGCCTCCGAGGCCCAGCGGCGGGCGCTGTTGGCCGGCCTGATGGACACCGACGGCACCGTGGCGCCGGCTGGCAATCTGCAGTACACCTCCACCTCGCGCCGGCTGGCCGAGGACGTCCGGGAACTTGTCGTCAGCCTCGGCTACCGCTGCACGGTCAACGAACGACCGGTGTCCGGGCGCAGCGCCGCGTCCTCGACCGCGTACACGCTGAACTTCTCCACGCCGGACACCGTCTTCCGGCTGGAGCGGAAGCGGGCGGCGCACGCGGCGCGCAGGCGGACCGCCTCCGACGTGCGTACGACGTCCCGCTTCATCGTCGACGTCCGGCCGGTGCCCAGCGTGCCGGTCCGGTGCGTGACGGTGGACAACCCCGACCACCTCTACCTGGCGAGTCGGTCGATGATCCCGACCCACAACAGCACCGCCAGCATGGACTTCGCCCGGAACGCGGCGATCCGCGCCAACCAGGCGGCGGCCATCTTCTCGCTGGAAATGAGCAAGGTCGAGATCGTCATGCGGCTGCTCTCGGCCGAGGCCCGGGTGCCGCTGCACGTGCTGCGCAGCGGTCAGCTCTCCGACGACGACTGGACCAAGCTGGCTCGGTGCATGGGTGAGATCAGCGAGGCACCGCTCTTCGTGGACGACACGCCGAGCATGAACCTGATGGAGATCCGGGCCAAGGCGCGGCGGCTCAAGCAGCGGCACGACCTGAAGATGATCGTCGTCGACTATCTCCAGCTGATGACCTCGCCGAAGCGCACCGAGAGCCGCCAGCAGGAGGTCGCGGACCTGTCCCGGGGCCTCAAGCTGCTGGCGAAGGAGGTCGAGTGCCCGGTCATCGCGGTCAGCCAGCTGAACCGTGGTCCAGAGCAGCGCACCGACAAGCGACCCCAGTTGTCTGATTTGCGCGAATCGGGGTCAATTGAGCAGGATGCTGACGTTGTGATCCTTCTGCACCGGGACGACTACTACGACAAGGAGTCGCCCCGGGCCGGGGAAGCGGACTTTATTGTTGCCAAGCACCGAAATGGTCCGACCGACACGATCACCGTCGCCGCGCAGCTGCACCTGTCCCGCTTCGTCGACATGGCCATCGTCTAG
- the moaC gene encoding cyclic pyranopterin monophosphate synthase MoaC — MTEPAQLTHVDPAGAARMVDVSAKSVSGREAVAAGRLRTTPEVIDLLRRDGLPKGDALAVGRLAGIMGAKRTPDLIPLCHPIALHGVTVDLTLTDDTVEITATARTADRTGVEMEALTAVAVAGLALVDMVKAVDPAASVDAVRVLRKTGGKTGEWLRPEDRP, encoded by the coding sequence GTGACCGAACCCGCGCAGCTCACCCACGTCGACCCGGCCGGCGCGGCCCGCATGGTCGACGTCTCCGCCAAGTCGGTATCCGGCCGGGAGGCCGTCGCCGCCGGCCGGCTGCGGACCACCCCCGAGGTGATCGACCTGCTGCGCCGCGACGGGCTGCCCAAGGGCGACGCGCTCGCCGTCGGGCGGCTGGCCGGCATCATGGGCGCGAAGCGCACCCCCGACCTGATCCCGCTCTGCCACCCGATCGCCCTGCACGGGGTGACGGTCGACCTGACCCTCACGGACGACACCGTGGAGATCACCGCGACTGCCCGCACCGCCGACCGCACGGGCGTGGAGATGGAGGCGCTGACCGCGGTGGCCGTCGCCGGGCTGGCCCTGGTCGACATGGTCAAGGCGGTCGACCCGGCGGCCAGCGTCGACGCGGTCCGGGTGCTGCGCAAGACCGGCGGCAAGACCGGTGAGTGGCTCCGTCCGGAGGACCGGCCGTGA
- a CDS encoding phosphoribosyltransferase: protein MTTYRDRAEAGRMLADRLTALIGEPDVIVLGLVRGGVPVAEVVAERLGAPLDVLVVRKLGMPWAPEVAFGALGPGGVQVLNDQVASRLSAEDIAEVSRREQAELDRRERLYRAGRPPLDLSGRTAVIVDDGLATGATARAAVEVARRLGSRRVVVAVPVGSQEAYEMLSAEADQVVCAQHPPEFMAVSAYYDDFHEVSDDEVTEALTATA from the coding sequence ATGACCACCTACCGCGACCGGGCCGAGGCAGGCCGGATGCTCGCCGACCGGCTCACCGCCCTGATCGGCGAACCGGACGTCATCGTGCTCGGCCTGGTACGCGGCGGCGTACCGGTGGCCGAGGTGGTCGCCGAACGGCTCGGCGCGCCCCTGGACGTGCTGGTGGTACGCAAGCTCGGCATGCCCTGGGCGCCCGAGGTCGCCTTCGGCGCGCTCGGACCGGGCGGCGTGCAGGTGCTCAACGACCAGGTGGCGAGCCGGCTCAGCGCCGAGGACATCGCCGAGGTCAGCCGCCGCGAGCAGGCCGAACTGGACCGGCGGGAACGGCTCTACCGGGCCGGGCGGCCACCGCTGGACCTCTCCGGGCGTACCGCCGTGATCGTCGACGACGGGCTGGCCACCGGCGCCACGGCCCGGGCCGCCGTGGAGGTCGCCCGCCGGCTGGGCTCCCGCCGGGTGGTCGTCGCCGTGCCGGTCGGGTCCCAGGAGGCGTACGAGATGCTCTCCGCCGAGGCCGACCAGGTCGTCTGTGCCCAGCACCCGCCGGAGTTCATGGCGGTCAGCGCCTACTACGACGACTTCCACGAGGTCTCCGACGACGAGGTCACGGAGGCGCTGACGGCGACCGCGTGA
- a CDS encoding putative bifunctional diguanylate cyclase/phosphodiesterase, with protein sequence MAPQDRQTGTDRQLRLLVGLVVVVAGLAGAVAAPRVPLHGLPDTAVVWAALVSLVAVGFTVKVRIRIRATHHNIAWTETAIMIALAVAPMPTVVLATGAGVAIAAALARLTPVKALFGVGKNMLVATVAGLVLHASGWQTNTGDVLDVVGPIATAYLAAVVVDEVITLPVIALATGTRLSALFRGDWDLRLGGGLARLLVIIGTVFIIRIDNRLLLAVPLLVLSLHLAYSTRFRARTEQQAWQRLARTTDALNVVDLDKVLTTAVTQAAELFSADEVEIELRDGGHTVRGGAGGVTYDGPAGQPTTVDGTVVPAALEGHDRAVDVGVLRLRFRGPVRLSEREQYTLRTFASALCTAVRNAQAYAELARVADEHAYAATHDPLTGLANRRHLLEQGTEQLSARHADGVTALVLIDLNHFKEVNDTLGHAAGDQVLVQVADRLRGAAQGSDLVARLGGDEFAVLLRGLPAPAVAAHRAETLLGALHEPFDLDGMRISVEASGGIAAAPASGGMPELLRRADVAMYQAKRAGQRTSTYAPNRDTADLGRLALGGELPRAVADQEFTVNFQPIVDLGTGEVTAAEALARWHHPVHGVIDPLRFLEAVERSGLLPAFAEAILDQALLAAGSWRDAGFDVPVAVNVSPRSLLDARFPGSVLARLRAHDLPPDRLVLELTETLTLSQLDVVDRVLSRLRDEGVRLALDDFGTGYSSLSLLSRIPVHELKIDRSFVTEMETSAEAAAVIRSTLDLGRSLDLAVVAEGVEREPQRRALWELGCAAGQGHLFGRPMPAGTLLAALQRGSGGSPGSLAAPLHDAGAVIRLAPGRRQNGRGRTDRHLPA encoded by the coding sequence GTGGCTCCACAGGATCGACAGACTGGGACCGATCGGCAGCTACGGCTGCTAGTCGGTCTCGTCGTCGTTGTGGCCGGCCTGGCCGGAGCCGTCGCCGCGCCCCGGGTACCGCTGCACGGGCTGCCGGACACGGCGGTCGTCTGGGCGGCCCTGGTCTCCCTGGTGGCGGTGGGCTTCACGGTCAAGGTACGGATCCGGATCCGCGCCACCCACCACAACATCGCCTGGACCGAGACCGCGATCATGATCGCGCTCGCGGTGGCGCCGATGCCGACGGTGGTCCTGGCCACCGGCGCCGGCGTCGCGATCGCCGCGGCGCTGGCCCGCTTGACACCCGTCAAGGCGCTCTTCGGCGTCGGCAAGAACATGCTGGTCGCGACGGTGGCCGGCCTGGTGCTCCACGCCAGCGGCTGGCAGACCAACACCGGCGACGTCCTCGACGTGGTCGGCCCGATCGCCACGGCGTACCTGGCAGCGGTGGTGGTCGACGAGGTGATCACGCTGCCGGTCATCGCGCTCGCGACCGGCACCCGGCTCAGCGCCCTGTTCCGCGGCGACTGGGACCTCCGGCTGGGGGGAGGGCTGGCCCGGCTCCTCGTCATCATCGGCACGGTCTTCATCATCCGGATCGACAACCGTCTGCTGCTCGCCGTGCCGCTGCTCGTCCTGAGCCTGCACCTGGCCTACTCCACCCGGTTCCGGGCCCGCACCGAGCAGCAGGCCTGGCAGCGGCTGGCCCGCACCACCGACGCGCTGAACGTGGTCGACCTCGACAAGGTCCTCACCACCGCGGTCACCCAGGCCGCCGAACTCTTCTCCGCCGACGAGGTGGAGATCGAGCTCCGCGACGGCGGCCACACCGTCCGGGGCGGCGCCGGCGGCGTCACCTACGACGGGCCGGCCGGCCAGCCCACCACCGTGGACGGCACGGTCGTCCCGGCCGCGCTGGAGGGGCACGACCGGGCGGTCGACGTGGGCGTGCTCCGGCTGCGCTTCCGGGGGCCGGTCCGGCTCTCCGAACGCGAGCAGTACACGCTGCGCACCTTCGCCTCCGCGCTCTGCACCGCCGTACGCAACGCGCAGGCGTACGCCGAGCTGGCCCGGGTCGCCGACGAGCACGCGTACGCCGCCACCCACGACCCGCTCACCGGGCTGGCCAACCGGCGGCACCTGCTGGAGCAGGGCACCGAACAGCTCAGCGCCCGGCACGCCGACGGGGTCACCGCCCTGGTGCTGATCGACCTCAACCACTTCAAGGAGGTCAACGACACCCTCGGGCACGCCGCCGGCGACCAGGTGCTGGTGCAGGTCGCCGACCGGCTGCGTGGCGCCGCCCAGGGCAGCGACCTGGTGGCCCGGCTCGGCGGCGACGAGTTCGCCGTGCTGCTGCGCGGGCTGCCGGCGCCCGCGGTGGCCGCGCACCGGGCCGAGACGCTGCTCGGCGCGCTGCACGAGCCGTTCGACCTGGACGGCATGCGGATCAGCGTGGAGGCCAGCGGCGGGATCGCCGCAGCCCCGGCCAGCGGCGGGATGCCCGAACTGCTGCGCCGCGCCGACGTGGCCATGTACCAGGCGAAGCGCGCCGGCCAGCGGACCTCCACCTACGCCCCCAACCGGGACACCGCCGACCTCGGCCGGCTGGCCCTCGGCGGCGAACTGCCCCGCGCGGTGGCCGACCAGGAGTTCACCGTCAACTTCCAGCCGATCGTCGACCTGGGCACCGGCGAGGTCACCGCCGCCGAGGCGCTGGCCCGCTGGCACCACCCGGTGCACGGCGTGATCGACCCGCTGCGCTTCCTGGAGGCGGTGGAACGCTCCGGCCTGCTCCCCGCCTTCGCCGAGGCGATCCTCGACCAGGCGCTGCTCGCCGCGGGCAGCTGGCGCGACGCCGGCTTCGACGTGCCGGTGGCGGTCAACGTCTCCCCACGCAGCCTGCTCGACGCCCGCTTCCCCGGCTCGGTGCTGGCCCGGCTGCGCGCGCACGACCTACCACCCGACCGGCTGGTGCTGGAACTGACCGAGACCCTCACGCTCAGCCAGCTCGACGTGGTCGACCGGGTGCTCAGCCGGCTCCGCGACGAGGGCGTCCGGCTGGCCCTGGACGACTTCGGCACCGGCTACTCGTCGCTCTCGCTGCTCTCCCGGATCCCGGTGCACGAGTTGAAGATCGACCGCAGCTTCGTCACCGAGATGGAGACGTCGGCCGAGGCGGCCGCGGTGATCCGCTCCACCCTCGACCTGGGGCGCAGCCTCGACCTCGCCGTCGTGGCCGAGGGCGTCGAGCGGGAACCGCAGCGCCGCGCGCTCTGGGAGCTGGGCTGCGCCGCCGGGCAGGGCCACCTCTTCGGCCGGCCGATGCCCGCCGGCACCCTGCTGGCCGCGCTGCAACGCGGCTCCGGCGGCAGCCCCGGATCGCTGGCGGCCCCGCTGCACGACGCGGGCGCGGTGATCCGGCTCGCTCCGGGCCGCCGGCAGAACGGTCGCGGTCGCACCGACCGGCACCTGCCCGCCTGA
- a CDS encoding chromosomal replication initiator protein DnaA, whose product MSYRDWGRGEDGPRERRPVARWDDPAGPLPADPYSADVEGYRTPSRRRAIERGQQEPVDTYLPRWALESGVRSADGGGRHAAPDDDDIDPPSSGGGWRPTDATGDWRTGESVSDWPAGAAARDWGAAESTGDWRASGSTTGWRRVAETSWREVPAIEAEPASDHTREWTFDRPQEQGYVGSRRAGDDPVSGVPPQSRPRRTPSRQQQVIWSGGEEETTGATVEPELERPSRRNRRASAESWARPSNDPWERSAEPDEPAYRPAVDPWDASGMHAWQPAAGADRWDRTSGTGRWDEPDSTGQWHQPDSTGQWYQPAESTGQWDRFPDDGWDRTAPPRSGGSAGTWSWPGQDGSEEGFWSGTRLAGDDPRWVDAPVSAPRSPVVGYTAPRPRSAPRRRVEPVGAPGAGTPAAVRRAQPAGAQAWTRRLEDDLLDPDQGGSLRPLLYTAACYLLPAVMVFFWLLTLDGQAPAGCVTDISGGGCDSPRSRALGSMLEGMPRFGLALASSLVVALLLRRVGTTWRSTTVALAAAVVGGGLSTVMISAVTGQPIG is encoded by the coding sequence GTGAGTTACCGGGACTGGGGACGCGGAGAGGACGGTCCGCGCGAGCGACGGCCCGTCGCCCGCTGGGACGATCCCGCCGGTCCGCTCCCGGCGGATCCCTACTCAGCGGACGTCGAGGGCTACCGGACGCCGAGCCGCCGCCGGGCGATCGAGCGCGGCCAGCAGGAGCCGGTCGACACCTACCTGCCGCGCTGGGCGCTGGAGTCGGGCGTACGCAGCGCCGACGGTGGTGGCCGGCACGCCGCTCCGGACGACGACGACATCGACCCGCCCTCCTCGGGAGGTGGCTGGCGGCCGACCGACGCCACGGGCGACTGGCGGACGGGTGAGTCCGTGAGCGACTGGCCTGCCGGTGCGGCCGCCCGCGACTGGGGGGCTGCCGAGTCCACGGGTGACTGGCGGGCGAGCGGGAGCACCACCGGCTGGCGCCGCGTCGCCGAGACCAGTTGGCGGGAGGTGCCGGCGATCGAAGCCGAACCCGCGTCGGACCACACCCGGGAGTGGACCTTCGACCGCCCGCAGGAGCAGGGGTACGTCGGCAGCCGCCGGGCCGGTGACGATCCGGTCTCCGGAGTCCCGCCGCAGAGCCGTCCGCGCCGCACCCCGTCCCGTCAGCAGCAGGTGATCTGGTCCGGCGGCGAGGAGGAGACCACCGGCGCCACCGTCGAGCCGGAGCTGGAGCGGCCGTCCCGGCGGAACCGGCGGGCGTCGGCCGAGTCCTGGGCCCGGCCGAGCAACGACCCGTGGGAGCGGAGCGCGGAGCCCGACGAGCCGGCGTACCGCCCGGCGGTGGATCCGTGGGACGCCTCGGGAATGCACGCGTGGCAGCCGGCCGCCGGCGCGGACCGTTGGGACCGGACGTCGGGCACCGGCCGGTGGGACGAGCCGGACAGCACCGGCCAGTGGCACCAGCCGGACAGCACCGGGCAGTGGTACCAACCCGCCGAGAGCACCGGCCAGTGGGACCGGTTTCCCGACGACGGGTGGGACCGGACGGCGCCGCCGCGCTCGGGCGGCTCCGCCGGGACCTGGTCGTGGCCGGGGCAGGACGGGTCGGAGGAGGGGTTCTGGTCGGGCACCCGGTTGGCCGGCGACGACCCCCGCTGGGTGGACGCGCCGGTGTCGGCGCCACGCTCGCCGGTGGTCGGCTACACCGCGCCGCGCCCGCGCTCCGCGCCACGTCGGCGCGTCGAGCCGGTCGGCGCGCCGGGGGCCGGCACCCCAGCGGCCGTACGACGGGCCCAGCCGGCGGGCGCGCAAGCCTGGACGCGACGTCTCGAGGACGACCTGCTCGACCCGGATCAGGGCGGTTCGCTGCGGCCGCTGCTCTACACCGCCGCCTGCTACCTGCTGCCGGCGGTGATGGTCTTCTTCTGGTTGCTGACCCTCGACGGCCAGGCGCCGGCCGGTTGCGTGACCGACATCAGCGGCGGTGGTTGCGACTCGCCCCGTTCCCGGGCGCTCGGTTCGATGCTGGAGGGCATGCCGCGTTTCGGGCTGGCCTTGGCGAGCAGTTTGGTGGTGGCGCTGCTGCTGCGTCGGGTGGGGACCACCTGGCGGTCGACCACGGTGGCACTCGCCGCCGCGGTGGTGGGCGGTGGTCTGTCCACGGTGATGATCAGCGCGGTGACCGGCCAGCCGATCGGCTGA
- a CDS encoding TFIIB-type zinc ribbon-containing protein, with amino-acid sequence MMSLTCPKCHGEMRQYERSGVVIDQCGECRGIFLDRGELEKLFEAEANWNRQHAAAPAGQPGQPGQPGQPQGGYPPPPPPPPAPAPHQPGYGAVPPPPPAHGYPPAPAYGGHGQHYGYHGHYRRKKHKSFLDEMFG; translated from the coding sequence GTGATGAGCCTCACCTGTCCCAAGTGTCACGGAGAAATGCGCCAGTACGAGCGCAGTGGCGTCGTCATCGACCAGTGCGGGGAGTGCCGGGGGATCTTCCTCGACCGCGGCGAACTGGAGAAGCTGTTCGAGGCGGAGGCGAACTGGAACCGCCAGCACGCCGCCGCGCCGGCCGGTCAGCCTGGTCAGCCCGGTCAGCCCGGTCAGCCGCAGGGGGGCTACCCGCCGCCCCCGCCGCCCCCGCCCGCGCCCGCGCCGCACCAGCCCGGTTACGGCGCGGTGCCGCCGCCCCCGCCCGCGCACGGCTACCCGCCGGCCCCGGCCTACGGCGGCCACGGCCAGCACTACGGCTACCACGGGCACTACCGGCGCAAGAAGCACAAGAGCTTCCTCGACGAGATGTTCGGCTGA
- a CDS encoding maleylpyruvate isomerase N-terminal domain-containing protein, producing the protein MTPERPSGSPGPSEPERGRGSDPAESGVAPAPVATAGGHPPDPPPDSPATSARHHIPLAQAYDGITRVVADLDDADLQRPTRCRGWLVADLLLHVLGDAQRALVALASPADGPATVDDVSYWRGFPGEADDSAARHAWWVRRSAAAFERPSGVVRLWCDTAPAAVRAAGRADPDGFVSTQGHVLRVPDFLATLTTEAVVHHLDLVLDLPDAPRPGVLAVRVAVTTMDGLLSDDAVRPAGWSDEEFLLKATGRLPLTDRDRLELGEVAGWFPLLG; encoded by the coding sequence ATGACGCCCGAGAGACCGTCGGGAAGTCCCGGACCGAGCGAGCCGGAGCGCGGCCGGGGATCCGACCCGGCGGAGAGTGGTGTCGCCCCGGCACCGGTCGCCACCGCCGGCGGGCATCCGCCGGACCCGCCGCCGGATTCCCCGGCCACTTCCGCCAGGCACCACATCCCGCTGGCGCAGGCGTACGACGGGATCACCCGGGTGGTGGCCGACCTCGACGACGCCGACCTGCAGCGGCCCACCCGGTGCCGCGGCTGGCTCGTCGCCGACCTGCTGCTGCACGTCCTCGGCGACGCGCAGCGGGCGCTGGTCGCGCTGGCCAGCCCCGCCGACGGCCCGGCCACCGTGGACGACGTCAGCTACTGGCGGGGCTTCCCCGGCGAAGCGGACGACAGCGCCGCCCGGCACGCCTGGTGGGTGCGCCGCTCGGCGGCCGCCTTCGAGCGACCCAGCGGCGTGGTCCGGCTCTGGTGCGACACCGCCCCCGCCGCGGTACGCGCCGCCGGCCGGGCGGACCCGGACGGCTTCGTCAGCACCCAGGGCCACGTCCTACGGGTGCCCGATTTCCTCGCCACGCTCACCACCGAGGCGGTCGTCCACCACCTCGACCTGGTGCTCGACCTGCCCGACGCGCCCCGCCCCGGTGTGCTCGCGGTACGCGTCGCGGTGACCACCATGGACGGCCTGCTCAGCGACGACGCGGTCCGGCCGGCCGGCTGGAGCGACGAGGAGTTCCTGCTCAAGGCGACCGGACGGCTGCCGCTGACCGACCGCGACCGGCTGGAACTCGGCGAGGTCGCCGGCTGGTTCCCGCTGCTCGGCTGA